A window of Gymnogyps californianus isolate 813 unplaced genomic scaffold, ASM1813914v2 HiC_scaffold_347, whole genome shotgun sequence genomic DNA:
AAGGAGCTCATGTTTTGGAAAAGTCAGGACAGTATTACTGTTAGACTGCAGCACTTTGCCAGAATCGTTTCTGGTTTGTATTGAAGTACAAGGATGAGTCATAACATGCAAATACTGTAGAGGAGATGTTTATGGAGCCAAGGACCGCTTACTACAACTTCTAACTGATACATCAACTAAAATATGTTTATCaggtatgcacacacacaaagtaaaTTAGTAAGGTGCAAGTTTAGGCTTAAGGGTCGAGTCACCAGTCAGCCAGGGAAAATACAGACTCTTTCAGCCAGGGGGATAAGAACGTGCCAGACTGGAAGAGCGTATGGCTGGGGCCAAGTGACGTACAGGGAACAAGATGCACACTGCAGCACCCTAAATGCGGGGTTTGGTTCGGTGTACAAGGAGGACTGTTTCCAGCTGCCACAGAAGCTGTTACGCTGAAATGTAATCCACTTCCCCTGCAGCATCAGCACAGTTCCTTGCGATCCCTCTTCACAAAGGAGACTGCCAAGGTCTGTGGTCTCGGCCTGCTATCGAAGCACCTCGGCGCAGGGCGGCTCTCGGGGAGGGCAGCCCGCTCCCGTCGTCAAGGCCACCggctggggaaagaaaaaaccccaaacccatctGCGGCGGGTGAAGCTGCTGCGGGGGCAGCCCGGAGgggcggcggaggaggcggcggctcggcggggGTGCGCAGCCACGGcaggccgccccggcccgcagGGCCGCCTCTCCGCCGGGGCACggcgggcaggaggcagcacggCGCGGccgcgcccccccgccgccgctcctcaCCTCCTTGGGGAGGTAGTACTGCAGCTccgagaagaaaagcagcaccacGATGAGCCCGCTGACAGCCGTCACTGCCGGGGAGACGAGAGCCGCCCTCAGCCCCGCCGATCGCGGCCGCACGCCCGCCtcgccgcgccgccgcctcccctcagcctcctccgCGCCTCAGCCtccgcctcccctcagcccgcacgccgccgcctcccgccgcccagCGCCGGCCCGCAAGGCCCCCCCGGCCGGCCGCCGCCCCACGGCGAGGCCcgggcccgcccgccggcccccggccGCCCTCACCCGCCCGCTCACCCAGCGCGCCCCCGCACGTCTTGACCCGAAAGTCTTCCAGGGGCTTGGGGAAGGCATCGAACCGCTTCAGCCGCCACAGCGAGGCCATGGCGCCGCGCGGCCCGGAACCAAACCCgcctgccggggccgggccggcacCGCCCCCGGGCCCGCCCGGCAGCGCGGCCCGAAGCCGGCCgagggggctggcggggaggggcTGGCGCTCCCGGTCGCCTCCGGGCCGGGAAGCTCCTCGCTGCCGCCTCGCCCTCCTCTGGCCCGCCCTGCCAACGGCCCCCGGGCCTCGGAAGGACGCCCGAGAGACGCGGACTGGGCCGAGATCGGTTAGCTGGAGAGGGCTCGACCCCGAGGccaagctgctggcagggagcggCTTTCACTGGCTTTCGcgccctccccagcccatccGCTGCCTCCCTCTTTGACAGGCCTGCAGTTGGTTACTAACGCCCTTCGGAGAACAGCCGGGCTGCCCCTCAGGCTGGCTGTCGCGGCGACAGAGCTGAGAGCAAAGCGGCTCGGCAGAGTACCGCCGCTTTTTGtgctgagggaaggagggagggagggaaggaggggatgagggaaggaaaaatcccaCTCTCGTGCCCCACCTTCGATCCCTGGCGTGTACTCTTCCCCCTTCGCTTTGAGAACACCTccatttccccctctcctcacagggaaCGGCCATGAACTCAGAGCTTCAATCCTACGACACCTCCCAATAGCTGACTTGCGCAAGTAAAAGAACAGCATCCTCTTTTCCTAAGCCACCTATTTACCCACCCCTtgctttttcctactgaaaaagtGCGGTCCTGCACAAttccttttattcaaaaaaactttaaaaaccacCGTCCTAGGAGATGCttgcaaaggcaaagagaaCAAACGCAGCccgtttcccacagcaaaaCGTAATGCATTCCTGGGAAGGGCACGAGACAGGAACCCCgtgatgctgcagctgctcctctacaggaaaagaaggctcagagagGCTGAGCCAGCTTCCGAGTCTCTGCCTCCAGAACAGCAGCTTCGGGCTCCCTGACCACAGCTGCTAAGGAGCAAGACAGCTCTCGGTGAAGGTCTGACAGCTCCTGGCTGGTCTTTGCACAGCACTCAATGTAGTCCTGCTTGCATTTGCGTTCTTGCGCCAGCTGCGTCTGCAGAAGGGACACCTGAAAGAGGCGAAAGGCCGAGCTCAGACAAGCCCACGCTGTTAGGACCATCCGCAGCTCCACGGTTCCGGCTGTCAGGGAAGACGCACCCTCTAACTCCAGCCCTGACAAACGCTTTGTCCCACTTGGGGAATGGGCACTAACAGGTTCCCAGAGTCACCCTGAACTGACCTGAGACTATCAACAATTCGAGTCTCTTTCCGGCATACCATTCACACGTACACCACCGAGACATTCCATGTATATGAAAGACAGAGGTTCCTACAGGATTTAGTAACCCAGCTCGttttttcaaaggagagatCTGGGCTACTGCCGCCTCGGTTCCACACGCTTTGTCCTCGGCAGGAGCACCACTGGTTACACAAGGTACTGAAGAGCTGTTCTGTTATGATCTAGTTGCAAAACTTGACAGCTAGCACACGAAAAGGGCCtcattcttcctcccttcagaGCATTTCACAAATGAGCAGAGCAGAATTGGATGAACCAAGCCCAGGGGGAAACGAGCCTTAAAGGACTGCGGAGGCCTTGAAACTCCTCcaactctcttctttcctggcaACACGGGGTTGTGCCTGCTGGGCTTTTTGGGGGCAGAGACCCAGCTgctctcacctcctcccaggTTTGCAGTGCAGTGCggccacagcagctctggcatgttgccctctgcctgctttgGGGTGGAGGAGAtgccagcactgggagcagcGCTCAGGGCTTTGCTGTTTTGGGGAGCACAGCTCAGGTCAGAggtttcctctcttttccaagtGACGTGTGCTTCGCCGAGGGCTGTGCTCCCACGGGAATGCCATCCCCAACCTCAGGCTAGGAAcatgaaaatactctttcttgGCAAGCGAACTCAAATAACAGAAGCAGTTCCTAAAGGAGTTTTATGGCTTATGGAACCTGCTGCCTTGGAATTACACCACCAAGGTCTGTCAACATAAAGCCAAACCAGATAAAAAGGGCGACCCTGATCTGCCAGAGCAGACTAGATGTTGAAACTCAGGCAGCCAGCCCCGGCAGGGGAATGCGCAGTGATATGATGCAAGCTCCACTGGTAATTGAGCcaagggaaaacaggaggagTCAACCAGGTGAGTTGACAGCCTTAGAATACTCCCTCTTTTCCGGCGAGttccagttttctgcatttcctccaATCCCTCTCCCACCTTTAGGCAAGCCAGAGACTAGACCTAGGTGAATGATGGTGTTTGGCCACGGCCAACAGATGGGTCTGACTGGGTATTTCCACCGCCTGGTGTACTCGCTCCCTGACAGCCAAACAAGCCTCGGGCTGTAGCAGCGTGCAGAGTTGTGCCCATGAGTACAGCCCCAGCAGCTTGTGATGagagctttcctcctcctcacctggTTCTGCAACTCAGCTAATCGACGACTGCAGCGCGTGTGAGACTCCTCCTGTGAAGAAAACGCAAGGATTTGGTTTTGGCCTCCAGTCTGGCCAGGGCCATGGTCTATATTCGACTGCCGTTAGGTCTATACCGGGGGGCTGCTGCCACCGGGATTTGCCGTTGTTCCTCTGTATGGCCAGAGCCTCCTCCCACCAAGTAAGAGTCTGTTCTCACCTGTCGAGAAGCAGGCACCTTGTGCTGGTCGGAGAGAGAAAATCCGCACGCATCTGGCAGCGACCGACCACTACAGTATCTCTTCAGTCTCCTCCGTTCACGTTCCACCTGCACGTTGGATAGGAGAAAGGGTCACAGAAACCTGCCACCAAACAAGGAGCAAAAGGACCTCTGGACATCACGGCAAGGAGGTGTCTGCTCAGAGACCGTTAAGTGCACCAGAGAACGCTGGGGGCCAAAAGCACTCCAAGTAGACTACGGAAGAGAAAGAGCGAGAGGAAGCAGATCCTGACACAAGAGTGTCCGATGTGTGCGTATGGGGCCACTGGGGCAAGAAGGGTGGTACCGGAGTGAATGTGCATTTGTGAAGGCAGTGGGGtgccaggagagagagaaaatacggACGTGTGTGTCCacagggggaggtgggagagggaaggaaacaagCAGAGGACTCCAGAGCGCTGTCTGTGGAAAGGGGTTGTGTTCCAGAGGACCGTGAGGCTTTGCAGAGGCAGTGAAAGCCTGGTTTACCTGCTCAAGAGTCCTCCTGAGCTCAGCATTGAGTTGCTTCAGCTCAGTCTTCTCAACTTCCAGCCTTGCAACTGCTCGCTGCAGATGTTCCAGCCGCTGCGACAGGAGTCTCTTCTCCGAGAGCCACGAGAGCTGCTCCCCTTCTGCAGTAGCCTGCTGGGCATACAGAGAGGAGATTGTGTGAGCTGGTGCCCCAGAAAGGTTAGAAGGGCCACAATCAACAAGTCAGGGAGAGTACATCCTGAATGCGCAATGAAGCCTTTAACCTGATCAGGCAGCAGTACGAACTCCGTTAGTTTTAATACACCGGAAAAGCTGTACCTCAGAAATCTAAATCTCTGAAAGCATCCTCTAAGCACCATcagggctgctcttcagccatCGCTACAAAATTGTACTTAGTTTGGTCAACTGTGCCCTGTCCTTTCCATGCCAAATCCTAACCACGACACGTTGGCTAAGCTTGCCTAGACAGGAGAGAACCAATTACCCGTCCCCAGCTTTTGGACCGGAGTGAATTTTAACAGCAAGCGCTGTAGTACTTTCAGTGGTTCTGGGCTTGACAGAAAACGTTCTAGCAGGTGAATGGCCTCTGGCCAGAGCTCTACAGACAGGCAAGCCTGCTGGCTGCAATCATGGTTTCTTCCATGGCCAAGCAGGTCATGGATTATGGGAATATATTCCCATATCTTTATGGGAAACAGCTTTAGAACCCTTTATAGACATTTGGTTGACTGATGATCAGTCACAGTGCCTACCTGATGATGAAACCGGTCCGTGTCCCTCTCTGAAACCATACTCTGCAGGACGGCTACTTCTTCCCTCAACGTGCCATTGGCCATTTCACTCTTGGTAAGGGCGAGAGTCAGTGCTTGtgccttctctttccattccatTTCCCCGCTTTCAGTCTGCTTCAAAATAGCAATCGCACGCTCCAATTCTTCCCCCTTTGCCTTCCGCTCATCTTCCAGTTGTTGGGTTagctccttctgcctttgcaagAGACGGTCTCTCTCCTGGAGaactctcctcttctctgcttcctcttcctcccattttcggagtttctggatttgtttctgTAGGGTCTCCCCTCCATCCTTCCATCGCAAAGCTGACGTTATTTGTTTCAGGAGTTCACTCTGCCTCCTAAGCTCTTGTTCTCTCCCTGCCAGAGTCTTCTCTAAATACCCGACTCTGTCTCTCTGGTACTTGATCTCTTCATCCTTCTTTGTCAGCGTCTGCTGAACGTGCCGGAGATCTTCCCGAAGAGCTCTTCTTTCCTCGTCTAACTCTTCTTGCTCACCTTGAGCCTTGGTCTCTTGTTCCCTCTCGTGCAAGGCTGCTTCTAGGagcttctcttgctctctgtgaTGTCTAACCTCTTCATTCTTCTTGGTTAGCCTGAGCTGGAGATTCTGCAAGGTCTTCAGGGATCTGATCTCCTGGTCTCTCTCTTCCAGgtctttgctcattttgctgacagcaatcctttgttcttcttgctgcttctccagctcctgtaTCTTCTTGCTGGGATTCAATCTTctggtttttctctcttacGTCCTTAATAACCTGATCCAGAGcagttttgtgcatttctttctgctcttccagcagtCTCATCTGTTCCTGGTACACCttcatttctccctccctctctgacAGGATGGCAGTCACATGAGTGAGATTCTCCTGCAaagcttttccctgtgctgcctctttctgGAGCACCTGGATTTTCTCCCGCTGCATTTCCagttcctcatttttaatttttaggagAGACACTGTGGTGTGGAGTTCTTGTTCAAGGGAGTGATGCCTATCTGTTGCTGTAGTCGCTCGGGTCTCAGAGGCTGTGACCGACTCCTGAAGAAGTTTTATCTCCCATACCAGTTCTTCTTTAAGTGCTTGCAGTCTGTCCCgttcctgctgcaaaacagggaggaaaagattCAGTAATGCCGTCTGTGTATGTTTGCTTTTCGTACTCGATTGGAACTCCTGCTCCAGTGGCAGCCAAGTGCTgccccccctctccctgcctctcggGATGTTGCAGACCTTTCCCGCGCCACCCTTTAGGCTGCGTCTTTCCCAGCTACTCAGCCAGTCccaccttcctttctgcccttctctgaaCCTCTTCTAGCTCTAGTGTGTTCTTTTGGGGAGGAGCTCCCAGAACTGCAGCCAAGATTTAAAGCCCAGACTAAGCATGATTTAGGCAGTGGCATGATGCTGTTCTCTCTGctagggaggaagggaagagagaaccACCCCAACatttgatttcccttttttgggggtgctggggttTTTCTGGACCTCTCCTGTCTAGAGTTTTCAGGGTACCATCCTCTAGAACCCCACTGTGCCCTCTGGAAGGAGTAATGGTCAGATCACAGTCTCTCattcagtgtttgaaatcaGGACTAGTTTTCCCCTTGCTGGCACACATATTTAGCCGAATCAGCACTTTGGTTTCTCAAATGTCTGTATTTATTCCCCGCTGTCTGCTCTCAGATGGGCAACGTTGAACAGCTCTCCATTATTAGCAAACTTTGTCTTCTCACCCCTTTTTCCAGATCCAGATatttagaaatctaaatatGGATTTGGACACAAATAATTGCCCAAGCT
This region includes:
- the LOC127028589 gene encoding endoplasmic reticulum-Golgi intermediate compartment protein 3-like, whose protein sequence is MASLWRLKRFDAFPKPLEDFRVKTCGGALVTAVSGLIVVLLFFSELQYYLPKEVQYPSQCTDWVCFRQHSNKAFMQVTSDGRSRKAYR